Proteins encoded within one genomic window of Haloimpatiens massiliensis:
- a CDS encoding PadR family transcriptional regulator — MASTTQILKGLLEGCILKIVKDKETYGYAICESLINYGFSEISEGSVYPILIRLEKKNLLYSIMKNSPLGPMRKYYYLTEDGEKNLQDFILSWKEIKKNVDTVLEG; from the coding sequence ATGGCAAGTACAACCCAAATATTAAAGGGTTTATTAGAAGGATGTATTTTAAAAATAGTTAAAGATAAAGAAACGTATGGTTATGCCATATGTGAAAGTTTAATAAATTATGGATTCAGTGAAATCTCAGAAGGTAGTGTATATCCTATACTCATACGTTTAGAGAAGAAAAACTTATTATACTCCATTATGAAAAATTCTCCTCTAGGCCCTATGAGAAAATACTATTACCTTACAGAAGATGGAGAAAAAAATTTACAAGACTTCATCCTTTCTTGGAAAGAAATAAAAAAAAATGTTGACACTGTATTGGAGGGATAG